The following coding sequences are from one Rhipicephalus microplus isolate Deutch F79 chromosome 3, USDA_Rmic, whole genome shotgun sequence window:
- the LOC142802775 gene encoding putative methyltransferase DDB_G0268948, whose translation MPQEEREASAENLPLRSNSVALVSVVNAIQWFDQEAFFSEVRRVLVENGVLFAAMHHLRALLEPGMDNCLFQLRKEKFSDYLLSRHMYWDEGYDSIKVPFKGVRRKTTLNQSKLTVAALMDHINTWSLVIMMREQEPARAEATLAEFRDRLLSKLHQHPGQEPEINVAFMTSYVMCRK comes from the exons GGAAGCGAGTGCCGAGAACTTGCCGCTGCGCAGCAACTCGGTCGCGCTGGTGTCGGTGGTGAACGCGATCCAGTGGTTCGACCAGGAAGCCTTTTTCTCCGAAGTGCGGCGCGTTCTGGTCGAGAATGGCGTCCTCTTCGCGGCCATGCACCACCTGAGGGCTCTGCTCGAACCAGGAATGGACAACTGTCTGTTCCAG CTGAGAAAAGAGAAGTTCTCGGACTACTTGCTGTCCCGCCATATGTATTGGGATGAGGGATATGACAGCATCAAGGTACCCTTCAAGGGTGTACGGAG GAAGACGACCCTGAACCAGAGCAAGCTCACGGTGGCGGCCTTGATGGACCACATCAACACGTGGAGCTTGGTGATCATGATGCGCGAACAAGAGCCGGCAAGAGCCGAGGCCACGCTCGCCGAATTCAGGGACAG GCTCCTGTCAAAACTGCACCAGCACCCCGGCCAAGAACCAGAGATCAACGTCGCCTTCATGACGTCATACGTTATGTGCAGAAAATAA